Below is a window of Humulus lupulus chromosome 2, drHumLupu1.1, whole genome shotgun sequence DNA.
tttagaAAGTACGAGAGCAAAATTGTACTGTCAAGACCATTGACTCCCTCTACGGGAAGAAAATCTACAAAGTACCcacaaacaaaaaagaaaaaaaattgtgaacTCTAGAATAAAATTAAGATGGCCGATCATAATAAGATTCCTCAAGCTCCAACCACTTCGGCAGGTGGCTCAGCAACAGCCTCTTCCGCTGGTCTTTCCACCTTTGTTCCAACATCTTCTGAATAATCACCGTGAACCTATACATAAAAAGCAATGAATTGACTTAGAAAAAGATGTGTAGATTAAACCACGAAACAACAAGGCACCTATTGTAGTTGATTTGAAAATGATAAACTAAACAAAAGGTTTTCCAGAAGTTACTTGCCTCCATCAATTTTCCAAGATCAAACTTTGGAGCTTTCAAGATCTTGACTTTTCTGATGAAAACATTCTGTAATGGGTAGATGCTACTAGTTGCCTTTTCAATCTCTTTGCCAATCATCTCAGGGATGAATTTCTGAACCAAATCCTTCAAATCGCATGAGGTTGCCTGGTTAACCATGATCTCCCTCATCTTGCGACGAATCTAAGGGACCAAAATGCAATATTGTCATACTCCAAGAACCACATTAAAacttatgttaaaaatatgaacaCCATAAAATTCGACCCAatacacaattaaattaattcaaCAACCAACTTCAATAAAAAGAAAATCCCAGGTAGCAAAACTGCCATCTAAACAAGCAGCAAGACTAATAAACAAGAATGTAGTCATTATTGCATCAATTGCACTCATTTTCCTCTACCATTATAAACTAACTATAGTTCTTAAATCACCatacaaattacaaacataaaaacaaagtATTTGTAATAGAGATCACAAACAGCTAAAACAAATATACCTGTCTAATCTGACTGGACTGAGCATAACAGGTCCTCTTGACCTGGTTTGGACGCCTTTTAGTGAAACCAATGCAGAACAACCTAAGAGTGAAGCTATCTGTAGTCTTCACATCTACATGAGCTTCAATCAAGGTTTGCCATTTACGTACCAAAGATCTCAACTTATCAGTTGTAAAATCCATTCCCTAAATAACCCAAGACAAATGCACTACGTTACTAATGTTAACGTTACGAAGTAACCACAAATGTAGATATACATGCAAATTCAA
It encodes the following:
- the LOC133819128 gene encoding small ribosomal subunit protein eS1 produces the protein MAVGKNKRISKGKKGGKKKAADPFAKKDWYDIKAPSVFNVRSVGKTLVSRTQGTKIASEGLKHRVFEVSMADLQGDEEHAYRKIRLRAEDVQGKNVLTNFWGMDFTTDKLRSLVRKWQTLIEAHVDVKTTDSFTLRLFCIGFTKRRPNQVKRTCYAQSSQIRQIRRKMREIMVNQATSCDLKDLVQKFIPEMIGKEIEKATSSIYPLQNVFIRKVKILKAPKFDLGKLMEVHGDYSEDVGTKVERPAEEAVAEPPAEVVGA